One part of the Futiania mangrovi genome encodes these proteins:
- the ccmE gene encoding cytochrome c maturation protein CcmE gives MTRRKKLRIGLIAGGLAVFAVAVGLVLTALQDQVVFFFSPTEVAAKGVEPGQRIRVGGLVVDGSVIRGQGRQVAFDITDTANTMTVRYDGILPDLFREGQGIVAEGAFGPDGSFLAATVLAKHDETYMPPEVADALKKQGHWQEGAQ, from the coding sequence ATGACGCGTCGCAAGAAGCTGAGGATCGGCCTGATCGCGGGCGGGTTGGCCGTGTTCGCGGTGGCTGTCGGGCTTGTCCTCACCGCGCTTCAGGACCAGGTCGTTTTCTTCTTCAGCCCGACGGAGGTTGCGGCGAAGGGGGTCGAGCCCGGCCAGCGTATCCGGGTCGGCGGACTCGTCGTCGACGGCTCGGTCATCCGGGGGCAGGGGCGGCAGGTTGCCTTCGACATCACCGACACCGCGAACACCATGACCGTGCGCTACGACGGCATCTTGCCCGACCTGTTCCGCGAGGGGCAGGGCATCGTCGCGGAAGGGGCGTTCGGCCCGGACGGCTCGTTCCTCGCCGCGACCGTGCTTGCCAAGCATGACGAGACCTACATGCCGCCCGAGGTTGCGGACGCACTGAAGAAGCAGGGCCACTGGCAGGAGGGCGCCCAATGA